The Schizosaccharomyces pombe strain 972h- genome assembly, chromosome: I genome contains a region encoding:
- the ptr1 gene encoding E3 ubiquitin-protein ligase, producing MRITKSPPKNQYSQPPPRVAEFIRQAQNEEVTSDLGLVSLCSEFRKNDWPYPRGDLYSWVPVLNRFDAILERIVEHYSLKDKVQTKPFDSDTLSILLEILSFSAHLLSHCANRSIYNSTVYLEYLLNSSVLEVIDSTLALLLHIVQKATISKRGKQLFSLSQDRLFRFLMFLPQDAMKTGFSQNYETLLFSNEIPQEWCSLELSYYKSSPSKDFSSASQPNSEGFSILKLPYNKVLGKPIEELLVKTLHDNQIPEQYSFDLLVSLMLRQNLYDINRRRLMIRIGLLALSNLVYAHSQAVQTRFLIADPEITTHLANLVSPDVDLPQNFKAVCFECFKAFFFKKSMIPSVLASLNVSVSYGLMMNLVRDFSKNLENPNFYYEREYVDSFYDFLQFMTSSPLGGNMACSAGLTSLLGYHLSVKTPQATYVVARSIVMLDHLIDGYSMAFPDFSESKGLDMLVDRVQYELEAGLQDIKSGKGNPEIVLNMDYAISYDRYFLLKNLLKFVLHLIQSGGSVVELRNLIDSSLISSLAFLLEHHEVYGSNLFASTTNIMSTFIHNEPTCYGIIHEKKLSHAFLDAVNRKILNSSDAITSIPLAFGAICLNSQGFDLFLEKNPIPQLFSIFTSLNHCKSLISSDNAAILGTYIDELMRHQPSLKDPIVKMIFKACDQVSALLDNFNPFQYINAKEYPYLLYLETFSSFLENIITNEGHARYLISKGIVSHVLNLIQHPVLAFGFIDSSAFNSFFVLLHHAVDFDAPEVFRPLLDCIITRCEEGITEFTIVSLKQATISLIKDSNMGHEDANNFLHFSIVGNLLTIFAELFSSHAALKKAGNLPLVQLFISPSRYAGIFDILCNIKSIATSLDIHICLGVSDDFVLCSDSLTTIVTDKDEKEKFETKKKELTQDSSFCKFQNIRSNFSQIAYGVSKFFTSLTRALGNTSVQDFNEYKMIHKLGSNIALVVDELINLSSKQITSHPQSLSIASLEASLIFVLGASSIIREDDSKVTLVLLISRLLGGCRTMDVLISLNETVSGFFRLSDRDPLSKSNRVLLALSSTLLNLILVFTSADFMSETSKTLNMALKSEFDMTDFNNSGSKLMHVLHARIFISVLHLWRSADDLHLPYITRALLTNVLSNCYQFEDGIKNVVDSINNLRTSIANGDIKEPLDVVTDDNTNSNFSLEETNASVTDMPESEKHENGIFQAYLLKEMPNDIVSQFEMLKSKQIELTVQMASYEGDLNQNLCDFLYTRDDVQMNADVQFSVTSGLIVEIKKLAQSTDCKAKNQLGPAVGLLSLFISHDFTQNKAKNCVLSELNFFLELLHSLNNGLPSDSHKTSIVCILYLLEVLLADSKKPDEFEFNSEDCSLKLTDGAITVDLASQKHIMSSVITLLSLNSANLGVVVSAFRVVVLLTSASEMIHTFVKLSGLPSLFKAMRACSGFCNESLHIPFISILRRLLEFDEVVELMMFDDLVNIFKLQGRARKTELHGFIRANAEMVLRSPECFIKILKDCCVLGHFTPESEHYYLELKESLPGVLQNGQTDLDPSKEQMSSVIVSFLLDELMDLTETRQFSDRSPNSEFTPENDSLYMYNVFLLQCLTELLSGYNACKRCFLNFQPRRKAPFFNLSRKYNSYLVGFFLEKLLPFGCIRLSENNEVRKAFSVSNWAISILVFLCAYSNEQQTQAVDEIRREVLTSVLKFYKSSSSFSENLEAYYCKLLVLAELCYRLCDAQTVSQKAPNHLLRRSQDQNVKTMIDLGYIPTLTNAISEIDMNYPVSRKVVRHILKPLQLLTKEAIFLSQTNPEALSGAAQDSMGDQSLSSSSEESSDSDREEPPDLYRNSVLGIFQGDIVNENDENYEDSEDDGVYEEMEFEDDQSGSADSVVSEDDADDVMYSDNDDMNIEFMVDEQDASSQNDDSSFDEASSHGDVISIDEEDLDNQGEEFEWEDEDNASSGYEDELDYNEDEVGENDSTTFEAMENAFTETSDNDDHLEEADHVSPVEIDFLENDENSSSEQDDEFQWEWNTETPSGADILSRHGALLRDLFPLPGLSRRVMIINSNDPSRSRPFLNNNASEGLLKHPLLLRNNLIHTPKATELWENLAEIDNHTASGAAFQRLLYYLALEIPNEDSSVLGWTSLKVSKHTDPLRATSDFIPLFSMQRWNSITSMFFAHASGSIALRITGSVLFALVPPALEKYNLENQKKEILENESKEEETRQPEVNIQPEEPINTSDMEGVTTEANEIGSYQEPSLINIRGREVDVSSLGIDPTFLLALPEEMREEVVFQHIQERHMESISDSSRRIDPSFLEVLPSDLRDELLFQEAVQMRLFDHATRNNNSVDHEVEMEEIDQGGTVSEHREKSVKPVKKIPVPNLLDRQGLYSLIRLIFISQHNGKNPYYDLIVNISENKQHRADIVGLLLYILQEASINDRASEKCYRDLTVKSLNNSQQKEVKKSTGLLESLCKVPVVNGISAPALILQQGIDLLSHLATWADHFASFFLSMHDFSGIASKKSAGRKNRESNVYKIAPINVLLGLLAREELFGNTLVMNTFSELLSTLTKPLLSFYKSEKLQKDSATTGYTNDQDSRGSTVPKQDPGTTASRKDKKILSPPNILDENLRLAASLITTDSCSSRTFQNALSVMFHLSSIPKAKILIGKELLRHGQEYGNSITNDLSRLCADVKSGKNESELQVALAPFCPASSNQAKLLRCLKALDYIFERRPKGQEQSPGNIIQLLEFYDNLKFSSLWEVLSECLSALRDHTSITHVSTVLLPLIESLMVICRLVFIELPEDVGKHISPILERFKTLFISFTEEHRKIINMMVFTTPSLMSGSFSLLVKNPKVLEFENKRNYFNRQLHEEAAKEQYPPLNITVRRDHVFLDSYRALHFKDADEVKFSKLNIHFRDEEGVDAGGVTREWLQVLARQMFNPDYALFLPVTGDATTFHPNRDSSVNPDHLSFFKFTGRIIGKALYDGRLLDCHFSRAVYKHMLHRSVSVKDIESLDPDYYKSLVWMLNNDITDIITEEFAVEKDVFGEKTVVDLIPNGRNIPVTELNKQNYVNRMVDYKLRESVKDQLKSLLDGFSDIIPSHLIQIFNEQELELLISGLPEIDIDDWKNNTEYHGYNVSSPQVQWFWRAVRSFDEEERAKLLQFATGTSKVPLNGFKELEGMSGFQRFNIHKSYGSLNRLPQSHTCFNQLDLPEYDTYEQLRSMLLTAINEGSEGFGFA from the coding sequence ATGAGGATAACGAAAAGTCCTCctaaaaatcaatattcTCAGCCACCTCCTAGGGTTGCTGAGTTTATTAGACAAGCTCAAAATGAAGAAGTAACTTCAGACTTGGGTCTTGTCTCTCTTTGTTCAGAATTCAGAAAAAACGATTGGCCATATCCTCGTGGCGATTTGTATTCATGGGTCCCAGTTTTGAATAGGTTTGATGCTATTCTGGAACGTATTGTTGAACATTATTCTTTAAAGGATAAAGTTCAGACAAAACCTTTTGATTCTGACACTTTGAGTATCTTGTTAGAGATCCTGAGCTTTTCGGCGCATCTGCTTAGTCATTGCGCGAATCGCTCCATATATAACTCTACTGTTTATCTAgagtatttattaaatagcTCTGTGCTCGAAGTTATAGATTCTACATTAGCCTTGCTTCTTCATATTGTACAAAAAGCAACGATTTCAAAGCGAGGAAAGCAGctgttttctctttcacAAGATCGGTTATTTCGCTTTTTAATGTTTCTTCCTCAAGATGCAATGAAAACCGGATTTTCACAAAATTACGAGACTTtgttattttcaaatgagATCCCGCAAGAATGGTGTTCTTTGGAGCTTTCTTATTATAAAAGCTCTCCATCAAAAGATTTTTCATCTGCAAGTCAACCAAATTCTGAAGGATTTtcgattttaaaattaccATATAATAAAGTTCTTGGAAAGCCTATAGAAGAGCTTCTTGTGAAAACTTTGCACGATAATCAGATTCCTGAACAATATTCATTTGATCTCCTTGTTTCACTAATGTTACGTCAAAATCTTTATGATATAAATAGACGGCGCTTGATGATTCGTATCGGATTATTGGCTCTTTCTAATCTTGTTTATGCTCATTCTCAGGCAGTTCAAACAAGATTTTTAATCGCCGATCCGGAAATCACCACCCATTTAGCTAATTTGGTTTCTCCAGATGTGGATCTTCCTCAAAACTTTAAAGctgtttgttttgaatgttttaaagctttcttctttaagAAGAGTATGATTCCATCTGTACTGGCATCTTTAAATGTATCTGTTAGTTACGGATTAATGATGAATCTCGTTCGtgatttttctaaaaacttAGAAAACCCGAATTTCTATTACGAGAGAGAATATGTTGATAGTTTTTATGACTTCCTTCAATTTATGACTTCATCGCCTCTTGGCGGTAACATGGCCTGTTCTGCAGGTCTCACTTCTCTTTTGGGTTATCATCTGTCTGTGAAGACTCCACAGGCTACTTATGTTGTAGCAAGATCGATTGTCATGTTGGACCATCTCATCGATGGTTACTCTATGGCATTCCCAGATTTTTCTGAGTCTAAAGGATTGGATATGCTGGTTGACCGTGTTCAATACGAGCTTGAGGCTGGACTTCAAGATATTAAATCTGGAAAAGGTAACCCAGAgattgttttaaatatgGATTATGCCATTTCATATGACCGTTACTTccttctaaaaaatttactcaAGTTTGTGTTACATCTAATTCAATCAGGTGGCTCTGTCGTTGAGCTTCgtaatttaattgattcTTCTCTCATTTCATCCCTTGCTTTTCTGCTAGAGCACCATGAAGTCTATGGCTCCAACTTATTCGCATCTACTACTAATATAATGTCAACATTCATCCATAATGAGCCTACTTGCTATGGAATTATtcatgaaaagaaattgtcACATGCATTTTTGGATGCTGTCAATCGGAAAATACTCAATTCTTCTGATGCAATAACATCAATTCCTTTAGCTTTTGGTGCAATATGCTTGAACTCTCAAGggtttgatttatttttagagAAAAATCCTATCCCACAACTTTTCTCAATATTCACATCGTTAAATCATTGTAAGTCACTTATATCAAGCGATAATGCTGCCATCCTTGGTACTTACATCGACGAACTTATGCGGCATCAACCCTCCCTTAAAGATCCAATTGTGAAGATGATATTTAAAGCCTGTGACCAGGTTTCCGCTCTTCTTGACAATTTCAATCCATTTCAATATATAAATGCCAAAGAATATCCTTATTTGTTGTATCTTGAAACATTTTCTAGTTttcttgaaaatattattacaaACGAAGGTCACGCAAGGTATTTAATATCCAAAGGGATTGTGTCGCACGTGCTCAATCTCATTCAACATCCCGTACTGGCTTTTGGATTTATAGACTCTTCTGCCTTCAACTcgttttttgttcttttacATCATGCAGTTGATTTTGATGCTCCAGAGGTCTTTCGGCCCTTGCTAGACTGTATAATTACTCGATGTGAAGAAGGCATTACTGAGTTTACTATAGTCTCACTGAAACAAGCCACGATTTCATTGATAAAGGACTCAAATATGGGCCACGAAGAtgcaaataattttctaCATTTCTCAATCGTTGGGAATTTGCTGACTATTTTCGCTGAGCTATTTTCTTCCCATGCTGCATTGAAAAAAGCTGGAAATCTTCCATTAGttcaactttttattaGTCCTTCACGTTATGCTggtatttttgatattttatgTAATATTAAAAGCATTGCAACATCATTGGACATACATATATGTTTAGGTGTTTCTGATGACTTTGTTCTTTGCAGTGACTCCTTGACTACCATCGTTACCGacaaagatgaaaaagaaaagtttgagacaaagaaaaaggaattaacACAAGATTcatctttttgtaaatttcaGAATATACGTTCGAatttttctcaaattgCTTATGGAGTATCTAAGTTTTTCACTTCATTAACTCGAGCTTTAGGAAATACAAGCGTACAAGATTTCAATGAATACAAAATGATTCATAAACTTGGTAGTAATATCGCTCTTGTTGTTGATGAACTTATTAACTTATCAAGCAAGCAAATCACATCTCATCCGCAATCCCTCAGTATTGCTTCTTTAGAGGCCTccttaatttttgttttaggTGCTTCATCCATAATTCGAGAAGATGATTCAAAGGTTACTCTTGTGCTTCTGATCAGTCGTCTACTGGGTGGGTGTCGAACAATGGATGTATTGATTAGCTTAAATGAGACCGTTTCTGGCTTTTTTCGTTTGTCCGATAGAGATCCTCTTTCCAAGAGTAATCGTGTTTTGCTTGCTCTTTCATCCACCTTATTGAACTTGATTCTTGTATTCACAAGTGCTGACTTTATGTCCGAAACAAGTAAAACGTTAAACATGGCTTTAAAATCCGAGTTCGATATGACTGATTTTAACAACAGCGGTTCAAAACTTATGCACGTTTTGCATGCCcgaatttttatttcagttTTGCATTTATGGCGATCTGCTGACGACTTACACCTTCCTTATATCACAAGAGCATTATTGACGAATGTTTTGTCCAACTGTTACCAATTTGAAGATGGTATCAAAAATGTAGTGGATTCGATTAACAATTTGCGGACATCGATAGCTAATGGTGATATTAAAGAACCACTGGATGTTGTGACGGATGATAACACGAATAGcaatttttcattagaaGAAACAAATGCCTCTGTAACAGATATGCCAGAATCCGAAAAACATGAAAATGgaatttttcaagcttACCTTCTCAAAGAGATGCCTAATGACATTGTTTCACAGTTTGAGATGCTAAAGTCTAAGCAAATTGAGTTAACAGTTCAGATGGCGTCTTACGAAGGAGATTTGAACCAAAATTTATGTGATTTTCTGTACACTAGAGATGACGTCCAAATGAACGCTGATGTACAGTTTTCTGTAACCTCAGGTTTAATTGTGGAAATTAAGAAACTGGCTCAGTCCACAGACTGTAAGGCAAAGAATCAGTTAGGTCCCGCGGTTGGTCTTCTTTCATTGTTTATCAGCCATGATTTTACTCAAAATAAAGCGAAGAACTGTGTTCTTTCAGAATTAAACTTCTTTCTTGAATTGTTGCACTCGCTAAATAATGGATTACCAAGCGATAGTCACAAAACAAGTATAGTCTGTATATTGTACTTGTTGGAAGTTCTTTTGGCTGATTCTAAAAAGCCAgatgaatttgaatttaattctGAAGATTGCTCACTAAAGCTTACTGATGGAGCAATAACAGTAGATTTGGCATCCCAAAAGCATATAATGTCTTCAGTTATTACACTGTTGTCACTAAATTCTGCAAATTTAGGCGTTGTGGTTTCTGCCTTCCGGGTTGTAGTTTTATTGACGAGTGCATCTGAAATGATACAtacttttgtaaaattgtCTGGTCTTCCTTCTTTGTTTAAGGCTATGCGTGCTTGTTCGGGCTTTTGCAATGAATCCTTGCATATTCCATTTATCAGTATTCTTCGAAGACTACttgaatttgatgaagTCGTTGAATTGATGATGTTTGATGATCttgtaaacattttcaaactGCAAGGAAGAGCACGTAAAACAGAGTTGCATGGCTTTATACGGGCAAATGCAGAAATGGTTTTGAGATCTCCTGAGtgctttattaaaattctGAAGGATTGCTGTGTATTAGGCCATTTTACACCTGAATCTGAACACTATTATTTAGAGTTAAAAGAGTCTCTTCCTGGGGTGTTGCAAAATGGCCAAACCGATTTAGATCCTTCAAAGGAACAGATGAGTTCAGTTATCGTGTCATTTTTGTTGGACGAATTGATGGATTTGACTGAAACTCGTCAATTTTCAGATCGTTCTCCTAACTCCGAATTTACTCCGGAAAATGATTCTCTCTATATGTATAATGTTTTCCTTTTACAATGCCTTACTGAGTTACTCTCTGGTTACAACGCTTGTAAACGTTGtttcttgaattttcaaCCTCGTCGCAAAGCTCCTTTCTTCAATCTTTCTAGAAAGTATAACTCTTACTTGGTAGGATTCTTTCTTGAGAAACTTTTGCCTTTTGGATGTATTAGGTTGTCGGAAAACAACGAAGTTCGAAAGGCGTTTTCTGTTTCAAATTGGGCCATATCGATTTTAGTTTTCTTGTGTGCATACTCAAATGAGCAACAAACTCAAGCAGTTGATGAAATTCGAAGGGAGGTTTTAACCAGTGTTTTAAAGTTTTATAAATCAAGTTCATCATTTTCTGAAAATCTTGAGGCTTACTACTGCAAACTACTAGTATTGGCCGAGCTTTGTTATCGTTTATGTGATGCACAGACCGTTTCTCAAAAGGCACCAAATCATCTTCTACGTCGCTCTCAGGACCAAAATGTCAAGACCATGATTGATCTTGGTTATATTCCTACATTGACAAACGCAATTTCTGAGATTGATATGAATTATCCAGTTTCTAGAAAAGTTGTTCGTCACATATTAAAACCCCTTCAGttattaacaaaagaagcaatttttCTGAGTCAGACAAACCCTGAGGCTTTATCTGGAGCTGCGCAAGATAGTATGGGTGACCAATCTCTTTCATCTAGCAGTGAAGAATCTTCAGATTCAGATCGAGAAGAGCCACCGGATCTGTACAGAAATTCTGTTTTGGGAATATTTCAAGGCGATATAGTTAATGAGAATGACGAGAACTACGAGGACAGTGAAGATGATGGTGTTTATGAAGAAATGGAGTTTGAGGATGATCAATCTGGAAGTGCCGATAGTGTAGTCAGTGAAGATGATGCTGATGATGTTATGTACAGCGACAATGATGATATGAATATTGAATTTATGGTTGATGAACAGGATGCGTCTAGTCAAAATGACGATAGTTCATTTGATGAAGCCTCAAGCCATGGAGATGTGATATCAATTGACGAAGAAGATTTGGATAATCAAGGGGAAGAATTTGAATGGGAAGATGAGGATAACGCTTCATCAGGTTATGAGGATGAATTGGATTATAACGAAGATGAAGTCGGAGAAAACGATTCAACGACTTTTGAAGCGATGGAAAATGCATTTACTGAAACATCGGATAACGATGACCATCTCGAAGAAGCGGACCATGTTAGTCCTGtagaaattgattttctgGAAAATGACGAGAACAGTTCTTCTGAACAAGACGATGAATTTCAATGGGAATGGAATACAGAAACACCGTCAGGCGCCGATATTCTTAGTCGACATGGAGCCCTTTTACGTGATTTGTTTCCACTACCAGGACTTTCTCGCCGGGTGATGATAATAAACTCTAACGATCCCTCTCGATCTAGGCCGTTTTTGAACAACAATGCGTCTGAGGGCTTATTGAAGCACCCGCTTCTTCTTCGAAATAATTTGATCCACACTCCAAAAGCAACTGAGCTATGGGAAAATCTTGCTGAAATAGATAATCATACTGCTTCCGGAGCTGCATTCCAAAGACTTCTTTATTATCTTGCTTTAGAAATACCAAATGAAGATTCTAGTGTACTTGGTTGGActtcattaaaagtttcGAAACATACTGACCCTCTAAGAGCAACCTCTGATTTTATTCCATTATTTAGCATGCAACGCTGGAACAGTATAACTTCAATGTTTTTTGCACATGCTTCTGGATCAATTGCTTTAAGAATCACTGGTTCAGTATTATTTGCCCTTGTTCCTCCTGCTCTTGAAAAGTATAACcttgaaaatcaaaagaaagaaattttggaaaacgaaagtaaagaagaagagacTCGTCAACCTGAAGTAAACATTCAGCCCGAAGAACCTATTAATACTTCCGACATGGAAGGTGTTACAACTGAAGCAAATGAAATTGGAAGCTACCAAGAACCGTCTCTTATTAATATTAGGGGTAGAGAAGTTGATGTTTCTTCCCTTGGGATTGATCCAACGTTTTTGTTAGCTCTTCCGGAAGAGATGCGGGAGGAGGTAGTTTTTCAACATATTCAAGAAAGACATATGGAATCAATTAGCGATTCTTCGAGACGAATTGATCCTTCCTTTTTGGAGGTTTTGCCATCTGATTTACGTGATGAATTATTGTTTCAAGAGGCTGTACAAATGCGTCTATTTGATCATGCTACTCGAAATAATAATTCTGTTGACCATGAAGTGGAAATGGAAGAAATCGATCAGGGAGGTACAGTCAGTGAGCATCGCGAGAAGAGTGTAAAAcctgttaaaaaaattcccgTTCCCAATCTGCTGGATCGTCAAGGACTTTACTCGCTAATTCGattgattttcatttcacAGCACAATGGTAAAAACCCATATTACGATTTGATAGTAAACATTAGCGAGAACAAACAGCATCGAGCTGATATAGTGGgtcttcttctttatattttgcAGGAAGCTTCAATTAACGACCGTGCTTCTGAAAAATGTTACAGGGATTTAACCGTTAAATCACTGAATAATTCCCAGCAAAAAGAAGTAAAGAAATCTACAGGTTTACTGGAATCGCTTTGCAAGGTTCCAGTTGTAAATGGTATATCGGCTCCAGCGTTAATATTGCAGCAAGGTATTGATTTACTTTCTCATTTGGCAACATGGGCCGATCATTTTgcttcattctttttaagCATGCATGATTTTTCTGGTATAGCTAGCAAAAAGAGCGCTGGCCGTAAAAACCGTGAATCAAatgtttataaaattgCTCCGATCAATGTACTTCTTGGACTTTTAGCTCGCGAAGAATTGTTTGGAAACACTTTGGTAATGAACACCTTTTCAGAATTACTCTCCACGTTAACAAAACCATTGCTTTCATTCTATAAATCTGAGAAACTACAAAAAGACAGCGCAACCACTGGATATACTAATGATCAAGATTCTCGAGGGTCTACTGTTCCGAAACAGGACCCTGGTACTACTGCGTCCCGAAAGGATAAAAAGATTCTGTCGCCGCCGAATATTTTAGATGAAAATCTTCGACTCGCTGCTAGCCTAATTACTACTGATTCTTGTTCTAGTcgaacttttcaaaatgctCTTTCTGTTATGTTTCACCTTAGCTCTATTCCAAAAGCAAAGATTTTAATCGGAAAAGAATTACTTCGCCATGGGCAAGAGTATGGTAATTCTATTACGAATGATTTATCCCGTCTTTGTGCCGATGTCAAGTCAGGTAAAAATGAGAGTGAGTTACAAGTTGCACTGGCTCCCTTTTGTCCTGCTAGCTCTAACCAGGCTAAGCTTTTACGTTGCTTGAAGGCCTTGGATTATATATTCGAGCGTAGACCTAAAGGACAAGAGCAGTCACCTGGAAATATCATTCAACTACTCGAGTTTTACGATAACTTAAAGTTTTCTTCCTTATGGGAGGTTTTAAGCGAGTGTTTGAGTGCTCTTCGTGACCACACGAGTATTACCCACGTTTCAACTGTTTTACTACCACTTATTGAATCGTTAATGGTTATCTGCCGACTTGTGTTTATTGAACTTCCGGAAGATGTTGGAAAACATATTTCACCTATTCTCGAGCGATTCAAGACCTTGTTTATTAGCTTCACTGAAGAACATCGCAAAATTATCAATATGATGGTGTTTACTACACCCTCTTTAATGAGTGGCTCTTTCTCGTTACTTGTCAAAAATCCTAAGGTTCTTGagtttgaaaataaacgaAATTACTTTAATCGGCAATTGCATGAAGAAGCTGCAAAAGAGCAATATCCACCATTGAATATCACTGTTCGTAGAGATCATGTATTCTTGGATTCTTATCGTGCTCTACATTTTAAGGATGCGGATGAAGTTAAATTCAGCAAACTAAACATTCATTTCCGAGATGAAGAGGGAGTTGATGCTGGCGGCGTTACGAGGGAATGGTTGCAAGTCCTTGCCAGACAAATGTTCAATCCTGATTATGCTCTATTTTTGCCGGTCACCGGAGATGCTACTACCTTCCATCCCAACCGTGACTCTTCAGTGAACCCTGATCATTT